A genome region from Triticum aestivum cultivar Chinese Spring chromosome 2B, IWGSC CS RefSeq v2.1, whole genome shotgun sequence includes the following:
- the LOC123041384 gene encoding transcription repressor OFP13, with product MSPLHPPHLHFRKLKKRARAAIGSGSHRPAAKARKGLAAILYKLRDVHRPPSSPPSPSPSPSTPQHRQLCYPPAPSTWPWPSCRHPRTSSFRARPEDAAAVVYRTANTVYDTRSEHFLRRPSLDEASCSGRNSFAVSGQAAVDREPEAEERKEQQLRETAVVRGVRSERLFFEPAGAEFFSPTQAEALGKTEDITTDAAAEDEEANTAPAGKTEQKPADYSELKAGAVVVSMESEDPYGDFRASMAEMVAAHGLRDWEGLEELLAWYLKLNAKGVHGVIVGAFVDLLVSLATPPSPSLPSQSPSSSCITFEDYSSATFDDEEKC from the exons ATGTCTCCCCTGCACCCTCCCCACCTGCATTTCCGCAAGCTCAAGAAGCGCGCGCGCGCCGCCATCGGAAGCGGcagccaccgccccgccgccaaggCCAGGAAGGGCCTCGCCGCCATCCTGTACAAGCTCCGCGACGTGCAccgcccgccgtcgtcgccgccctcgCCATCTCCGTCGCCGTCGACCCCGCAACACCGGCAGCTCTGCTACCCGCCGGCCCCGTCCACGTGGCCGTGGCCGTCGTGCCGTCACCCACGCACCAGCTCATTCCGCGCGCGCCCTGAGGATGCCGCGGCCGTCGTGTACCGGACGGCGAACACAGTGTACGACACACGGTCGGAGCACTTCCTACGGCGCCCGTCCCTGGATGAAGCGTCGTGCAGTGGCCGGAACTCCTTCGCCGTGTCGGGACAGGCTGCCGTGGATCGGGAGCCGGAGGCGGAGGAGAGAAAGGAGCAGCAGCTGCGTGAGACAGCCGTCGTGCGCGGCGTGCGGTCGGAACGGCTCTTCTTTGAGCCGGCCGGCGCAGAGTTCTTCTCGCCCACGCAG GCGGAGGCGCTAGGCAAGACCGAAGACATCACCACGGACGCGGCCGCCGAGGACGAAGAAGCGAACACCGCGCCGGCCGGCAAGACCGAGCAGAAGCCGGCAGATTACTCCGAGCTGaaggctggcgcggtggtggtaTCAATGGAGTCGGAGGACCCGTACGGCGACTTCCGAGCGTCCATGGCGGAGATGGTGGCGGCGCACGGGCTGCGGGACTGGGAGGGCCTGGAGGAGCTCCTGGCGTGGTACCTCAAGCTCAACGCCAAGGGCGTCCACGGCGTCATCGTGGGCGCCTTCGTGGACCTGCTCGTGAGCCTGGCGACCCCGCCGAGTCCGTCGCTGCCGTCgcagtcgccgtcgtcgtcgtgcaTTACGTTCGAGGATTACTCGTCGGCCACCTTCGACGACGAAGAGAAGTGCTGA